TTTCTCCTTCTGACGCTCAAAGCAGCCGGTGCTGAAGTTTCAGCCGCTGCAAGCAACCCGCTGAGCACGCAGGATGACGTCGTTGCCGCCCTGGCAAAGGCCGGCGTCAAGGTCTACGCAATCAGGGGCGAGGACAGGGAGGAGTACTACGAGTTCATGCACAAGGCCCTCGACATCAAACCGAACATCATAATAGACGATGGAGCGGACATGGTCTCAACCGTCCTCAAGGAGAGGCAGGAGCTTATACCCGACCTCTGGGGCGCGAGTGAGGAAACCACAACCGGCGTGATAAGGCTTCGCGCGATGGAGAAGGACGGAGTGCTGAGGTTTCCCATCATAGCGGTGAACGATTCCTACACAAAATACCTCTTCGACAACCGCTACGGAACTGGACAATCAACGTGGGACGGGATAATAAGGACTACGAACCTTCTGGTGGCCGGTAAGAACGTCGTTGTCGTCGGCTACGGCTGGTGCGGAAGGGGCATAGCGATGCGCGCGAGGGGGCTTGGTGCAACCGTCATAGTCGTCGAGGTCGACCCGATTAGGGCGCTGGAGGCGAGAATGGACGGCTTCCTCGTCATGGACATGATGGAGGCGGCAAAGGTAGGGGACATCTTCGTCACCTCAACGGGAGACATCAACTGCATACGCAGAGAGCACTTCGAGGTCATGAAGGATGGAGTAATTCTCGCCAACGCCGGCCACTTCGACGTGGAGATAAGCAAGCCGGACCTTGAGGAGCTGGCGGTTGAGATAAACGAGCCGAGGCCAAACATAACCGAGTACAAAATGGCAGACGGAAGGAGGCTATATCTCTTAGCTGAGGGCAGGCTGGTTAACCTGGCGGCAGCGGACGGTCATCCTGCTGAGATCATGGACATGAGCTTCGCCCTCCAGGCGAAGGCGGCAGAATACATACTGGAGAACCACGGGAGGCTCGAGCCGAAGGTTTACGTCCTCCCGAGGGAGATAGACGAGATGGTGGCGAGGATCAAGCTATCTTCGATGGGAATAAAGATTGAGGAGCTGACGGAGGAACAGAGGAAGTATCTTGAGAGCTGGGAGCACGGGACTTAGAGTCGGAGTAGAGAACATACCTGATGCCTCCCTCGATCCACTCATATTTTTTGAAGAGCATCCTGGACTCCCACGCCGAGCGGAGGACTATCATCCCGGGAGGTTCATCAAACTCCAGCGTCATCAGTATGGGCCTCTTGGAGGGACTGCCGCCCTTCAGGACAACGGTGAGGGAACCCTCCCCGTTCTCAGCTTTTTCAACTTCAAAGGAATCCCCGGCCGTCATGAAAGTCCTGATAACAGCGATCGTCAGGCTGGGAGCTTCTTCGGGAGTATTGGAGGAACCGGAATATCCCGCCGCTATGGCAAAGGCACCGAGGAATGCAAGGGGCAGCAGAAGGGGAATGGGGAGGGAATTTGAAGGCGATTCACCGAATCCGCTCCACCAAAGGGGAAGTGCGGTAAACAACAGCCCCACGAGAATCGGCACCTTAAGCTCCTTCAAAACATCCAGCACAACAGAGGAGGGCATTTCAACCGTTCGTTTCCCCTTCCCAGTCGCCTGGGCATAATACGCCAGGATAAGGAGGACAGAGAACGCCACACCTCCAAGGGTGTATCCCCTCAGATCGGAGATACGAACTCCCCATAGGGTTGGAAGAACGAACATGGAAAACTGGAAGACCACCGTGGGAAAAACATTCCCTACAAAGATGAGGACAGCGAACGAAACAGTTAGGGAAAGTAGAAACATCACCAGCGCGGGAACAATATGAGCCTTCAAGGGAACCAGCTCACCGACCAGCTCCCCCACCCATGTGTGGGAAACCGACCACGCCATTAAGACCGAGCCTACGAGCAGCAAGAGTGCCCCAATGGAACGGAGGATTTCACCGGGCTTCACGAAGCATCACCCACAGCACCTTTTTTGTGCCCTTGGCAAGGCCCTCTCTGGTGGGATCCCAGTGAACCACCCTAACGCCCAACTCCTCACCGAGTCTGGCCTTGTGGAGTGCCGCCAGACTGCCCAATGTGGTATCTATCTGCGGATACGGGTTGACGTCCACCACCACGGCCCTTCCACGGGTGAGTCTCAATACGCTCTTCACGGCCTCGGAGACCTCGTCAGCGTTGTAGGGGGTGATGTTCGTC
This window of the Thermococcus siculi genome carries:
- a CDS encoding adenosylhomocysteinase, yielding MDCRKDYCVKDITLAPEGEKKIDWVSRFMPVLQAIRKDFEKRKPFRGVRIATTLHLEMKTAFLLLTLKAAGAEVSAAASNPLSTQDDVVAALAKAGVKVYAIRGEDREEYYEFMHKALDIKPNIIIDDGADMVSTVLKERQELIPDLWGASEETTTGVIRLRAMEKDGVLRFPIIAVNDSYTKYLFDNRYGTGQSTWDGIIRTTNLLVAGKNVVVVGYGWCGRGIAMRARGLGATVIVVEVDPIRALEARMDGFLVMDMMEAAKVGDIFVTSTGDINCIRREHFEVMKDGVILANAGHFDVEISKPDLEELAVEINEPRPNITEYKMADGRRLYLLAEGRLVNLAAADGHPAEIMDMSFALQAKAAEYILENHGRLEPKVYVLPREIDEMVARIKLSSMGIKIEELTEEQRKYLESWEHGT